Part of the Corynebacterium caspium DSM 44850 genome, ATCTGAGCTTTAGTACGCTTTCTGCCGAAGCCACTGAGGTAGCCGGTGGGGTAGGTGGTGGGGTAGGTGGTGGACGCATCGAATTAGCTGCATTATTGGCTGCCTTACCCAGGGTGCGCACTAAAAGCGATGGGAGTTTGCGGATACTTAGTTATGCGCGCAGCAGTACTGCCCAGCAGGTGCGCATCTCTTTGGCCAAAGTTTTAGAGGCGGTGCTAGATGGGGCAGGAACGCAGTTAGATCTGGTGATTTGTGATGCGCGCGGCTTAAATAGTTTGGCTTTAGAGGCTGTTAGTTATTCCGATGCAGTGGTAGTAGTTTGTGCTGCGGAATTACGATGCGCAGCGGAAGCTACAAATATGATTGCGCAATTTCAGGCGGTAGCTCCAGCTATTTCGATAAGTTCGATATTGGTGCATCGGCTATATTCTGGAATTGGGGAAGCTGAATATGTGGAATTAACGGGGGCGCCGGTAATTGCACAGTTAAAGCAGCGCAGTCGGGTTACTAAGCTAGCTGAACTTGGGGGATTACATAATCTTGGGGCTTTGCCGAAGGATTTAAGAAAAGCGGCCCAGGTGGTGTGGGCTAATGGATAAGCAGGCCCAAGAAAAACTAGTGCGGGCAGTCCAACGAAGTTTGGTGGATCGCTATGGCAGTGGTTTGGGGGCTGATAGTGCGCAATTAGCTAGCTTAGTGCGCGAACATGCGGGCGTTATTAGTGATCTCAGCTTATTAGAAGTGTTGCGGGCTTTAAGAAATGATTCCACTGGAGTTGGTATTTTAGAGCCCCTGGTATGTCTGCCAGAGGTTACTGATGTGCTGGTAAATGGGCCGCGCCAGGTTTGGGTGGATCGGGGTAAAGGACTGGTTAAAAGCGATATTTGCTTTAGTAATGAAGCAGATATTAGGCGCTTGGCAACACGGTTAGTGGTAAATTCTGGCGGGCGGTTAGATGATTCTCACCCATATGCAGATGCTCGCTTGCCGCGCTTAGATGGCACCACTTTGCGTATCCACGCGGTAATTCCACCATTGGCACATGGCGGAACCTGCCTAAGTTTGCGCGTCCTTCGTCCTAGTAGTTTGGATCTGCAGGCCTTAATAGCGCGCGGTGCAGTAGCCCCAGCGGCGGCTAGCCATTTGCGGAAGATGCTGGAAAAACGGGCCGCCTTCCTTATCGTAGGCGGTACCGGTAGTGGGAAAACAACACTTCTAGCAGCACTTTTGCAAAGCTTGCCTGCAACCGAGCGGCTAGTGTGTATCGAAGACACCCCCGAACTCAGCACCAGTATCCATCCGCATCTAGTGCCCTTAGCTGCCCGGGGTGCCAATGTGGAAGGCCGCGGAGAAATTAGCTTAACGATGCTGCTTCGCCAAGCCTTGCGTATGCGCCCCGACCGGATCATCGTAGGAGAGATTCGTGGGGGAGAAATCGTGGATCTATTAAGTGCCTTAAATACAGGTCATGAGGGCGGTGCTGGGACTTTACACGCCAATAACTTAGAAGAAGTGCCTGCACGTTTGGAAGCCTTATGTGCCTTGGGTGGGTTGGGGAGGAAAGAGGCTCATAGTCAGATTTTGGCAGCGGTGAAAAATATTGTGGTTATGCAGCGCACCCCAGCTGGGCAACGAGAATTAACCCATATTGGACGTCTATTTGATAGCGGAGGCTTAGCGGTGGAAACGATATGGGAGAAATAACGGCTGCTGCGTGGATTATCGCAGCAATAGTGATATTGCTGTGGGGACCACCCACACCGCTGGTGCGCCTTGGTTTAACAGGAGTTAATGGTGTGGGGGATCGCAGGTGGAGAATGCGGTTAAAAAACCAACTGGGGCTAAATATAGCTATTTTATCTGCTATTGGTGGGGGAATTATTTTATGGGGTCGGGCCTCAATTTTAATAAGTTTGGGAATAATTATTGCCACAGCTACGTGGCGAGTACGCAAATATCAACAGCAACACCTGCGTACCGGGGAAAGCCTGAGTGCAGAAGCCTTTTTAGCAGCCGTAGTAAGCCAATTACAGGCCGGTTCCAGCCCGCAGCAGGCAGTAGAAATTGCGGCAGAAACGCATCCTTGCATCGCCAGCCAGCAGCTTTTAGCCACCGCATATGGGGCCGCACCGGAAAGTCGATTAGCTGCGTTATGGGTGGCTGCTAGAGAACACGGTATAAGTATTGCGCCGCTATTAGCAGCCGAAGAAGAGGGGCTTAAGCAGCAACGTCGACTAGCAAAAAGAATTCAAGCTCTGTTAAGTGGGCCTAAAGCCACGGCAATCATCTTGGCATTTTTACCTGCAGCTGGCTTGGGCTTAGGAAGCGCGATGGGAGCTAAACCAATAGCTTTTCTTCTCGGAGGAGGCTTTGGCGGCATAGCTTTAATAAGTGGTATTGCTTTAATCGCCGGGGGTTTGGTTTGGTCAGAGGTATTAATCGGGAGAGTCGGGGGAAATATATGAAAATCGCCAGTTTAATATTATTTGCTTTAGCTTTAATGATTGGCAGAAATTCGCCACACAGCCGTATTCAAACAGTCTTATTATCTGATGCCAGCCCGCGTGATGGGCCTTCGCTTAAGAACTTCAAGAGTGCTAAAGAACTGTGCTCGCAACTAACTGGGCCCTGGTTAAATAAGCTAATTGCGTCCTTAAGTACGCCGTTATGGAAAGACGGCGAACTTCCCCTCGCTGCAGATATTGAGCTCTATGCAGCAGGTATTAGTGCTGGGTTGAGCCCGACGGCTGCCGCAGGGATCATCGCTGAAGTGCTCACCGCAAGCTGTAGAAATACTATGCCAGCAGGGGTTAATACGGGGGAGAAATTAGTGCGGCAGCGCCGAGATCTTTGGCAATCTTTAAGCGCTTTACAAGCCCTTGGAGTAGAACCGGTGCGGGCTTGGGAACCTGCGCGCGGAGTGCCCGGAGTAGCACAATTAGCCACCATCGAAGTGCTCTCGCACACTGCTGGTTCTCAAGTATCAAATGGGGCCAAGAATATTGCTGCCGGGTTAAGAGATACCGCCACAGATCAAGTAATTAGTGCGGCGGAACGCGCTGGGGTGTTAATTGCGATTCCGCTTAGTTTTTGTTTCTTACCTGCCTTTTTCATCTTGGGATTAGTGCCAGTAATTGTGGGACTAATGGCTGAGATATTTTCTTAAAACCACCATTTTTTAAAGGAGATTTAAATGTTAATAGTTCGTTTAGTAGCCAATCTGCAGGAAAAGCAGCGCAAAATTACCCAAGTATTGGCCAATGATGAAGGCATGACTACCTTGGAATATGCCTTGGGATTAGTTGCAGCCGCAGCTTTAGCAGGGGTGCTCTATGTAATTGTTAAAAGCCCAGCTGTATATAGCGCTTTTGAAGGAATTATTACCGATGCTTTGGCTAATGGATCCGGTTAAAAGCTGGCTACAGCAGCTAGTAGTACCACTGCGTAATAGCCGCGGCATGGTCACTGTGGAAGCTGCTATTGCCCTGGGCAGTTTGGTAACTGTGGGAGCTTTGCTCATTAGTGGGATTGGGATTATGGCTACCACTATTGCGGTAACTGATGCTGCTGGTGCCGCAGCTAGATCTCTAGCCATCGGGGTGGATTATCACCCACCGGCGCATATTCAGATAACCCAAAGTCAAGCAGGAGATTTCCTCAAGGTGGAGGCCACAGCACCAGTGGTAATTATTGGCAAAGTATCTGCTAGTGCTTATTTTCCTAAGGAAAATGCCTATGCAAATGGCCAATAAAACTACTAATTTCGGACGTCTTGATGATTCTGGATATATCTCAGTATTTACCGCCATTACTACCCTGGCCCTAGCGAGCGCGGTCGGAATTGTGGTGTTAATAAGTACTGCGGTAATCCACGGACATCAAGCCCAAGTAGCCGCAGATTTGGTAGCAACTACCGCCGCTTATGAATATTTTTTCGGCGATAATGCTTGTCTGCTAGCGCGCGAGGTCGCCGAAATAAATCACGCCGAACTCCAAGACTGCGTGGTTGATACAGATACCGGAGATGTCCAGGTTGCAGTGGCAGTGGGCAAGCGCGTGCAAAAAGCGCGTGCCGGGCCGCTCTAATCGCGCTGCCTGACACTAATCCTTTAAGAATCCAGCAAGGAGACTAAACCACTAAGTAGTTTGATAGCTCCAGCCTTATCTAGTGGATTATTGCCATTGCCGCATTTGGGAGACTGCACACAAGAGGGGCAACCGCTGGTGCACTCACATGAGCGCACAGCTTCAAATGTGGCGGTTATCCAGGTCTTAAAGCGTCGGAAACCTTCGTCAGCGAAGCCGGCGCCACCTGGATTCCCGTCATAAACAAAGACTGTGGGTAATAAAGTATCTTGATGCAGCGCAGTAGAAACTCCGCCAATATCCCAGCGATCACAAGTAGCAATTAGCGGTAATAAGCCTATGGCAGCGTGTTCAGCTGCGTGCAAGGTGCCCGGAATGGCGGCATCTGTAATGCCCATGGCGCTAAGTACTAAAGGATCCACGGTATAAGCCACTGCGCGGGTATTTAGAATATGCGCGGGCATATCCAATGGCACCTGAGTTTCTGGGGTATCGCCACTATATTTCATCACATAACTAGTAACCCGATTTGTTACTTCTACCTCCACATTTGAAACCCACACTCCAGGTCCGAGCTGATAAACCTCCGTGGAATTTGGCTCGGATAATATTCGAATATTGGTCTCAGAACGAGGAAAAGTAGCATATGCCGGTTCTTCCGGATGCGCCAGAGCTACCCCGCCAGCTAGATCTAACTCATCTATTAGAAAGGATTCACCCTGATGTAGATATACCGCGCCGGGATGCACAATGCCAGGGGCGCGGTCAGCAGAGATCGTGCCAAGTAGGCGCCCGTCAGTGGCATCAGCAATTAAAACTTCGTTTGCAGCACTCCCGCGCAGATTCAAAACTGAGTGCGCCGTATCGGGAGAAAATTCTGTCTGCGCAGTTGCCGCAGCACTAAATGGTGCGGGATAAAGCCAGCCATTAGCTCGACGTCTTAAATAGCCTTCAGCAACTAGAGCTTCAGCTACTGCATGTGCCCCAAAATTACTGAGATCAGCAGGGCTTAAAGGTTTTTCTAAGGCGGCACAGTAAAGATGTCCTCGCAAAATATATGGATTTTGAGGATTAAAAACAGCTTTTTCTACTGGACGGCCCAATAATGCTTCAGGATGGTGCGCCAAATAATTATCCAAAGGTTCATCGCGGGCCACAAATACCACCAAAGAACCTTGGCCGCGCCTTCCAGCCCGGCCTGCCTGTTGCCAAAAAGAAGCAATAGTGCCGGGATAACCAGCAGTAACGACAGCATCCAAGCCGCCGATATCCACCCCAAGTTCTAAAGCGCTGGTGGTAGCGACCCCTAGAAGTGAACCGTCTTCAAGATCTTTTTCTAAACGCCTACGATCCTCTGCTAAATAACCTGCGCGGTAAGCCGCCACCCTCGTGGCATCGTCAGCCCTACCTGCAGTGCGCAAAGACTCTGCTGTGCGCAGCGCAACTACCTCAGCACTGCGCCTAGAGCGCACAAACGTAATGGTACGAGCCCCAATTCCAATCAAAGATGCCATTAGATCTGCAGCTTCAGAAGTCGCGGCGCGGCGCACAGGAGCCCCATTAACCCCGTGTGTATCCGGCAAAATCGCAGGCTGCCAAAGCATTAAGGTGCGTTCGCCATGGGGTGCTGCATCGTTAGTAATAGCGGTGATCGCCGTTATATCTACACCAATAAGTTTGGCAGCCTGTGCAGCTGGATCATTAGCAGTGGCAGAGGCCAAAATAAATACCGGATCTGCACCATATGCTTGGGCTATCCGACGTAAACGCTGCAGCACCAAAGCGATATTGGCTCCAAAAACTCCGCGATAAGTATGGCATTCGTCAATAATCACAAACCGTAAATGCCGAAAAAAGCGGGCAAAGCGCTGATGATTACGCAATATTCCCGTATGCAACATATCTGGATTACTTAAGATATAGCGCGAATGCTCCCGGATACCAGCACGTATTTCCTGCTCAGTATCGCCATCATAAGGTGCAGGAAAAAGCGTCTCTAAGCCGGAAACTTGCTGGCAGAGCTGATTAATCGAGCGAAGTTGATCAGATCCTAAAGCCTTGGTGGGAGTTAAATAAAGGGCACACCCTAAAGGATCCACGTCTTGGGCCAGTTTTGAAAGTACTGGCAACTGATAAGCCAAAGATTTTCCCGAGGATGTCCCAGTAGCTAGAACGACGTGATGTCCTTCCCAAGCAGCTGTAGCTGCACGGGCTTGGTGTTCGTAGAGCTGCCTAACTCCTTTATCCACTAATTGTTGTCGCAGTGGCGGATATACCCACTCTGGCCAGGGAATATATTTAGCTTCGCGCGCCGGAAGAGTACCTAAATAAGTGCAAGCAGAATCTGGAAATTCTGCAATCAGGGAGGTAGATATTTCTGCGCCCCAAGAATTTGGGTTAATAACGGGAAGCTCCGCTCTGGGTGTAGCTAAAAAATGGCGATTATCTGCAGAAATACCTGCAGAAATACTTAAGGAAGAACCTGGGCGGGGGTGATTTTCCACTAGTGTTTTCACCCCTTAAGGATTCGCGAAAAAGAAGGCATGACCTGCAGGAAGCTCAAATTTTAAGAATGTTGAAAATATCATGATAGCGCTTTAGTGCTCAATTCGTGAGAGACACTCATAACTGGTCGCTGTTTCTGCGCGCAGTGTTTAGGCGCTCGCACTTAAGAAAAATCACGCGAGCGTCCAGTGCTTTCTAGTTTGGTCGCGTTCTGTCATTACAGACGTGTCCGTTAGTGCCTGGAGTTCGAGTTCGGTTCGACCCCGGAAGATTATCCCCTGGATATCTAACGGTTTTAATATCCCCGCCTTAGTTTTAAAGAAGATAGGTACACAAAATGGCACAGGGAACTGTAAAATGGTTCAACGCTGAAAAAGGTTTCGGCTTCATCGCTCCTGAAGATGGATCCGCAGACGTATTCGTTCACTACTCCGAGGTACAGGGCTCCGGCTTCCGTACTCTCGAAGAGAACCAAAAGGTTGAATTCGAAGTAGGCGAAGGCGCTAAGGGTCCGCAGGCCCAGCAGGTACGCGCTCTTTAATTAGAGAGCTTGCTTAACTAAGCCTTAAACCGCACCCGCTTCCCGCAAGGGCGGCCGGTGCGGTTTTTCCATGCCCGAGTTTTGTAAACAGCAAATAAAGACAATTTCATGAATTTAGTTCTCATTTGACATTTCCTTTAAATAAGTGGACCGAATAATGTCAAAAAGATAGAATCCCAAAAAGAATATGTGCCAAAGCTTGAATTTGAACTAGGTGAAGGCGCTAAGGGTCCGCAGGCCCAGCAGGTATGCGCTCTTTAATTAGAGAGCTTAGAGAGCTTGCTTAACTAAGCCTTAAACCGCACCCGCTTCCCGCAAGGGCGGCCAGTGCAGTTTTCCTCATACCCGGGGCGACCGTTGAAATATTCACCGTTTACGAAGAACAAGAGGTGAAGTAGGTCGGGCAGCAAGAAACTCCACTTACCGGGGTATACAAGTACCACATTTGATAGATTCGGGTCTATCTCTTGTATAAATACCTCTCAGAGATGTATTGGCAACCATATTATTACCGAATCTCATTATAATCTTTGTGTATGGTGCAAAATCATTGTGCCCTCGAAGTATCTTAGGAGTTGTTATACAAGTGGGATTTAGAAGACCTACAGTTGAAATGTGATATGTCCTATTTTTATCTTCATCTTCATCACGAAAACCAGCAATATGTGCAAAGTGTCCATCAAAAGTAACAAAGTACACCCATTTCATTTCCTTTAGCAAGTCATAAAGTTTACTATTATCAGGATTTAATAGATTGATAACTGCTAAGCCTTTTTTGGTGAATGCAATAATAAATATTGTCGATTATTTTCCTGTTTCTTTCATATGCATAACTAGGTTCGAAATCAATAGGTATCTCACTTTTCAGCACTAATGCAGCAGCAGTTTCTATGAAGTTAAAAGCTATAGCAGGGGATAGTGCATTAGGATTAAGGGGATCAACGACGAGAGATGGCCTATATAAAGAAACTTCGTCTCCATTTTTAATGGGGTATTCAAAATGAGATTCGAAAGGTTTTGGTTATTTTTCCATCGGGGGTCCATATGACTAGATTTGAGGTTCCGGGCCCATGTATTCCTAGATCGGTTTATGGATTATATTCTGCCCACCGAGCAGATCTGTCATCGCAGGCGGTGAAAGCAGAATTGAATCTGCTTACTCTAAGAGTTTTAACAGAGTCAGTTGAAACTAAAACTAATAGTTGGCCGCATTGAGGTATGTCCGGCATTGTGTCTATATTGAATGCAAAGATTGCTGTTTTACCACCATATGAACCGTTGGAATAGTTTAATTTAGTATCGGTAGGCCAATAACGTCTTTACTTATCGTATTTAGCCGTATACGTTTTTCGATTTTAAATTCATTATCAATTAACACTAGGCTACCTTTTTCGGTAGCCACAAAACCTTTGTCAATTCGATGAATATACCCGTCATAATTTGTGTCTAAAAGTTCAGACGTGCCGTCAGTGTCATTAGGTCCACTCCAAAATAATATATCCGAGTTATTTACTGAGACACGGTTTAATGTAGACAGTCCAAAATATTCAACGTCATTAGCGTCTGGTGTGGGGCTATTTGGAGGCATCTTTAAAATATTGATTAAGTTTCCCAAAATCAAAATCGATAAAACTGAAAAAATAAAAATCGCTTAAATATCCGGCGCATACGTTATTTCCTCCACATTATCGGAATCCTTAATATCAAATGGGTAGACACCGAAAGAGCGGATAAATCCAAAATGTTTATTGCTTGCAAAGTGTGTAGTTACTGAATGTGCCCCAGTTGAGGGATGCTAGTAAATATGCCCATTGATGAAGGTATTACGGCGTCCTCTTCCATCAGGAACACCGAGTTCGTGGGACGTGGGCCAGGTAAGAAAACTGCGTGGCCCGCCGAGTTCATCGTATCGTTGCCTGATAGCCCCACATACTTGGTAGGGACTAGGCCAATATGTCCGACAAGTATTTGGAGAATTTCGATATCCTGCAGCTCGGGTGGTCTGAAGTTTTTTGGCTTCTTGTAATTCGGCCCGGTCTGCTTCCTCCTTAGTAAACCTGCCAGGTATCCCTTCTTTATCAGAGCGCATTGTCCCTGGCTTTATGCGCGTTTTGGTTGGGTAGTAGGTTCCCAGTTGCTTCCAGCAGCGTTATCTATTTTATTATCGTTAAATCCTACTTCGTAGGCGTCGAGGTTTTCTCGACCCGGTGCTGGTTGTAATAAGGCAGCTTCGGTGCTAGCGCGAACTGTTGCTGCATCCATGCTTTGCTCAGCTATTTGGGCACTAGCTGTTGCAGGGATATCTAAGCCCAGTGCAATAACACTAACTGCTATAAGGATTTTGCGGATTATCATGGGGTGCTCTCTTTTAATTTCTTTTAATTTTGATCTAGCGCATAAGTTCAGTTTTGGACTTTGGGAAGCTTTGCAGGTAAGTAGCAGCGTCTTGCTGCGATAATAATTTCGCACAGGCGTTATGCAGGGCTTATGTCGAATATTCTGAGAATGGGCCTGCTCTGGAATGACTATTTGTGCCTAGCAAACAGCTGCCAGCGCAGTTTTCTTAGGCTCGAATCGGTGGATTCTGCGGTATCGGGGGTATTTAAGTGGGTATATTTGCGTCAAATATTGTGATTATTGACACTAAATGCCTGGCCTAAGGGGTAGTGGCAGGGGTATGGGATTGTTAAAAATCGCCGTCCTGGTTACATATTTCTAAATCTTAATTTTGCCGGTAGCAAGCAGCTCCACAGTAGCTAGATCTGCCACACCCCAGTTAAGCTGCGGCAAATCAGCTGGAACCATCCACCGAAATTCACCGTGTTCTACAAGTTCGGGATTATTTGCAGTGATAGTGCATAAGTAGGTGCGTAACCGGATTCCAGCGCTTGTGCCATCGTGCACCAATTGGCCTACGGCTACTCGGCAGCGCAATTCTTCGGCAATCTCTCGAGCTAAAGCTTGCTGCGGAGTTTCCTGCGCTTCAATTTTACCGCCGGGAAATTCCCAGAGGCCAGGAGATTTTGTGGCTCCGCGGCTGCGTCGGGTGGCTAAAATTAGTCCATCACGGTGGATTACAGCGCCGACAACATCTAGTAACTCAGCCATGTCAATAAGTTTACTAGGGCGGTTAAGCCGAGGCTG contains:
- a CDS encoding TadA family conjugal transfer-associated ATPase; the protein is MDKQAQEKLVRAVQRSLVDRYGSGLGADSAQLASLVREHAGVISDLSLLEVLRALRNDSTGVGILEPLVCLPEVTDVLVNGPRQVWVDRGKGLVKSDICFSNEADIRRLATRLVVNSGGRLDDSHPYADARLPRLDGTTLRIHAVIPPLAHGGTCLSLRVLRPSSLDLQALIARGAVAPAAASHLRKMLEKRAAFLIVGGTGSGKTTLLAALLQSLPATERLVCIEDTPELSTSIHPHLVPLAARGANVEGRGEISLTMLLRQALRMRPDRIIVGEIRGGEIVDLLSALNTGHEGGAGTLHANNLEEVPARLEALCALGGLGRKEAHSQILAAVKNIVVMQRTPAGQRELTHIGRLFDSGGLAVETIWEK
- a CDS encoding type II secretion system F family protein yields the protein MGEITAAAWIIAAIVILLWGPPTPLVRLGLTGVNGVGDRRWRMRLKNQLGLNIAILSAIGGGIILWGRASILISLGIIIATATWRVRKYQQQHLRTGESLSAEAFLAAVVSQLQAGSSPQQAVEIAAETHPCIASQQLLATAYGAAPESRLAALWVAAREHGISIAPLLAAEEEGLKQQRRLAKRIQALLSGPKATAIILAFLPAAGLGLGSAMGAKPIAFLLGGGFGGIALISGIALIAGGLVWSEVLIGRVGGNI
- a CDS encoding DUF4244 domain-containing protein translates to MLIVRLVANLQEKQRKITQVLANDEGMTTLEYALGLVAAAALAGVLYVIVKSPAVYSAFEGIITDALANGSG
- a CDS encoding Rv3654c family TadE-like protein, with protein sequence MQMANKTTNFGRLDDSGYISVFTAITTLALASAVGIVVLISTAVIHGHQAQVAADLVATTAAYEYFFGDNACLLAREVAEINHAELQDCVVDTDTGDVQVAVAVGKRVQKARAGPL
- a CDS encoding DEAD/DEAH box helicase — its product is MNPNSWGAEISTSLIAEFPDSACTYLGTLPAREAKYIPWPEWVYPPLRQQLVDKGVRQLYEHQARAATAAWEGHHVVLATGTSSGKSLAYQLPVLSKLAQDVDPLGCALYLTPTKALGSDQLRSINQLCQQVSGLETLFPAPYDGDTEQEIRAGIREHSRYILSNPDMLHTGILRNHQRFARFFRHLRFVIIDECHTYRGVFGANIALVLQRLRRIAQAYGADPVFILASATANDPAAQAAKLIGVDITAITAITNDAAPHGERTLMLWQPAILPDTHGVNGAPVRRAATSEAADLMASLIGIGARTITFVRSRRSAEVVALRTAESLRTAGRADDATRVAAYRAGYLAEDRRRLEKDLEDGSLLGVATTSALELGVDIGGLDAVVTAGYPGTIASFWQQAGRAGRRGQGSLVVFVARDEPLDNYLAHHPEALLGRPVEKAVFNPQNPYILRGHLYCAALEKPLSPADLSNFGAHAVAEALVAEGYLRRRANGWLYPAPFSAAATAQTEFSPDTAHSVLNLRGSAANEVLIADATDGRLLGTISADRAPGIVHPGAVYLHQGESFLIDELDLAGGVALAHPEEPAYATFPRSETNIRILSEPNSTEVYQLGPGVWVSNVEVEVTNRVTSYVMKYSGDTPETQVPLDMPAHILNTRAVAYTVDPLVLSAMGITDAAIPGTLHAAEHAAIGLLPLIATCDRWDIGGVSTALHQDTLLPTVFVYDGNPGGAGFADEGFRRFKTWITATFEAVRSCECTSGCPSCVQSPKCGNGNNPLDKAGAIKLLSGLVSLLDS
- a CDS encoding cold-shock protein; translated protein: MAQGTVKWFNAEKGFGFIAPEDGSADVFVHYSEVQGSGFRTLEENQKVEFEVGEGAKGPQAQQVRAL
- a CDS encoding LGFP repeat-containing protein, with the protein product MRSDKEGIPGRFTKEEADRAELQEAKKLQTTRAAGYRNSPNTCRTYWPSPYQVCGAIRQRYDELGGPRSFLTWPTSHELGVPDGRGRRNTFINGHIY
- a CDS encoding (deoxy)nucleoside triphosphate pyrophosphohydrolase, which translates into the protein MAELLDVVGAVIHRDGLILATRRSRGATKSPGLWEFPGGKIEAQETPQQALAREIAEELRCRVAVGQLVHDGTSAGIRLRTYLCTITANNPELVEHGEFRWMVPADLPQLNWGVADLATVELLATGKIKI